AGCCGATGCAGCCTGGTGATGTGGTGGCCACCGCAGCGAATACCGCTGCCCTTGAAGACTGGGTCGGCTTTCGTCCTTCAACGCCGATTCAAGTTGGAGTCGACCGATTTGCTCAGTGGTATCGGTCGTTCTACAGCGTTTGAACGTTGTGAAACCCATAAAAAAAGCTGGCCTTGTAGCCAGCTTGTCGAATGAATTGCAATGTGTGATTCAGGCGGAACCGACTCCGGTATAAGCCCCGAAGAAGAACAAGCCCACAACAAAAAACACTGCCATGCCACCAGCCGTAGCGACAAGCCAAAGTGGCAATACACCTTCAGTCCAGCGGGAGCGCCAAGCCACTGCAGGGCGTCCGTCGGGCAAACGATCAGGGATTCGACCGTCTGGATAGAGAGATTTCTTACTGCTCATAATTCAGTCGCTCAGTTGAAGAAGTAGCTGGACATCAGCACTCCGGTGACGAAAACAAATAGCAACCCCAGGTACAAGCTGGTGCGGTTGAGTTCGACTGGAAGATTGTTGGGGTTGGTGTTGCGTTCCATGATTAAGGGTCAGCGACGGATGAACTGCATCGCGGCAAGAGCGCCGAGGAAAAACACCGTGGGAATACCGAGGGTGTGTAAAGCAAGCCAGCGCACCGTGAAGATCGGGTAGTTGCGCGGCGTTGTGGCCATTGGAGCTTGTGACATGGGTTATTTCAGGCGAACGTCGAGTTGAGCTTTTCCTTCGTAGCGCTGGCTGACGACGGGAGCTTTGGTGTCTGTGGCTTGGAAATAGGCATCAGGACGAGGAGTTCCAAATGCGTCGTAGGCCAAGCCTGTGTTGACGAAAAGAAATCCGGCAAGGAAGATCGACGGCAGCGTCACTGCGTGAATCACCCAATAACGGATGCTGGTGATGATTTCGAAGAACGGACGTTCCCCGGTAGAGCCTGCGGCCATGGCTTCGGCGTTTCAGATAAGTGATCTTAAGAGGTGATGACGGGTTGTTGAGCCCGTCTTTTCATCTCGGTTACACAGCGTTGCCGACCCAGCGCAGCAGATTGCCCCGCTCTCCCAAAACGAAGGCATGGTCGTCGTCAAAGACGAAGCGTGTGAAGTTGCTCGGTTGCTGATCGCCAACGGGATCGGTTTCCCAGCTATCGCCACCGTCATGGCTTACCAGGAGAGTGCCATTGCCACCGCCGGCCCAAATGCCACCATCGTCATCCCAAGCCATGTCCATGTAGCCATAGCCATTTGTGATCGGGATAATCGCTTTGCTCCAGTCTTCAACGTTGCCGTCGCCATCGTTGAGACGAATTTGAGCGCCGCGGGCGACCATCCAAAGATTGCCATCAGGTTGATAGCCGATGCTCTGCAGGCGTTGGCTGCTCACCCGCTGATGAACTTTCCAAACCGTTTCTCCTGGTTCCCAGGTGGCATAGAAATTGCCAAGACCACTCACACTGACGTAGCTGCCATTGCTGCTTCGGCGTAGATCACGCACCGCGCCAGCTGCGTCGGTCACGCTGGCTTCCCAACTCTCACCACCATCATTGGTTTTGTATACAGCTCCAACATTTGTTGCGAGCTCGGCAGAGCTTTTGCCTAGGGCGGTGATCAGGTAGGGCTCGCCAGGGAGCTTGGTATCCAGGAAAAGACGGGTCCAATTTTGGCCACCGTCGGTGCTGTGCATTAGCAGGCCTGGTTGTCCGGCAATCCAGCCTTCTTGGCCCTCGAAATCGATGCTGATCAGCCTGAAATTTTCTTCGTCGGGTAAATCGAGACTGCGATCGTTCCAATGGGCACCGCCATCATCGGTTTCTCGAATCATCCGGTTGCTGCCCACCAGGAAGCCATGGCTGGGATCGGTGAACGACACATCCAAGGGATTCGCCTGGGTTTCCAGGTCGATCGCTTTCCAAGGGCTGGAACTGGCCGTTGGGACGCGCGTCGAAACGCATCCACTCAGGCCTACGCCGAGCACGAGCACCAGTAAAAGATTGACGGCGGATGACAGCAGTCGATTCATGACGAATGAGCTCAGCGCAGGGAGTAAAGAGAAAGGAAGAAGGCAAAGCCCAAGGCAAGGCTTCCGAAGATCAAAACGTTCTTCTGACCCGGAGTCATGCGGTTAACGCCAAGACCGTAATTGAGGTTTTCCTCAAAACCGCTGGCTTTTGTTCGAGGACCGATGTCCCGAAACGCTGCCACTTTGC
The DNA window shown above is from Synechococcus sp. CC9902 and carries:
- a CDS encoding photosystem II reaction center protein J, translating into MSSKKSLYPDGRIPDRLPDGRPAVAWRSRWTEGVLPLWLVATAGGMAVFFVVGLFFFGAYTGVGSA
- a CDS encoding photosystem II reaction center protein L, translating into MERNTNPNNLPVELNRTSLYLGLLFVFVTGVLMSSYFFN
- the psbF gene encoding cytochrome b559 subunit beta → MSQAPMATTPRNYPIFTVRWLALHTLGIPTVFFLGALAAMQFIRR
- the psbE gene encoding cytochrome b559 subunit alpha; amino-acid sequence: MAAGSTGERPFFEIITSIRYWVIHAVTLPSIFLAGFLFVNTGLAYDAFGTPRPDAYFQATDTKAPVVSQRYEGKAQLDVRLK
- a CDS encoding photosynthesis system II assembly factor Ycf48, with amino-acid sequence MNRLLSSAVNLLLVLVLGVGLSGCVSTRVPTASSSPWKAIDLETQANPLDVSFTDPSHGFLVGSNRMIRETDDGGAHWNDRSLDLPDEENFRLISIDFEGQEGWIAGQPGLLMHSTDGGQNWTRLFLDTKLPGEPYLITALGKSSAELATNVGAVYKTNDGGESWEASVTDAAGAVRDLRRSSNGSYVSVSGLGNFYATWEPGETVWKVHQRVSSQRLQSIGYQPDGNLWMVARGAQIRLNDGDGNVEDWSKAIIPITNGYGYMDMAWDDDGGIWAGGGNGTLLVSHDGGDSWETDPVGDQQPSNFTRFVFDDDHAFVLGERGNLLRWVGNAV